A portion of the Malassezia japonica chromosome 3, complete sequence genome contains these proteins:
- a CDS encoding uncharacterized protein (TransMembrane:1 (o501-519i)), which yields MPCDEGLVRRLLGPTAQASALPEVLRAYEKEVGVPMIPPALAPQIEQFSKENAALEIGCDTFLDLVKSLDTHESDSDVENVLDNSLVQDLSSPDTTWEFEVPETPVKHSSPFALRTAGVTRSALSERDVRAAGGDERRSALIRKLAHVNDALERLQAEHDEVVTQKERQDHVVHTLERQCASLQRDLREAQAQEQIHNAKATELEQHAKHLREKHHAETKKARRAQADLERNVALASALEGEAKAHEDEVVRLQKQCASYVANTNALQETCEAQRAAIAGLEEAVDTLEQAHVAAERLRVEYDTFQAMHAELENELASLKTGRCESPMVLAMELASIGRRARAQSAPPLPKGWERGPGEVTLGDSGAEAPSELADDHEPEAGAAQANEHTDTVLEHADKVNEQADIVHEQVDKVHDQLHKASDQVQKASDHAKASDHALEIAPSNEPHDAPTPNAHNSVLSLTSQAPLFSAPPSVPYSAQHESLPAFGARSKWPSPLPAHSFSYGVFLVVGIWLGMWMYSLALRRASPLHACWAEANLLHDPLALPGTPGGEASLWFDLYRSAL from the coding sequence ATGCCCTGCGACGAGGGACTGGTGCGGCGGCTGCTCGGCCCTACGGCGCAGGCCAGTGCACTgcccgaggtgctgcgtgcgtaCGAAAAAGAGGTAGGCGTGCCCATGATCCCCCCCGCGCTTGCTCCGCAGATCGAGCAGTTCTCGAAAGAGAATGCGGCGCTGGAAATTGGGTGCGATACGTTTCTCGACCTGGTCAAGTCGCTCGACACACACGAGTCCGACTCAGACGTTGAGAATGTGCTGGACAACAGCCTTGTACAGGACCTCAGCTCGCCGGACACGACGTGGGAGTTCGAGGTGCCCGAGACGCCTGTGAAGCACTCTAGCCCTTTTGCGCTACGCACGGCAGGCGTaacgcgcagcgccttgtcggagcgcgacgtgcgcgcggccggcggtgACGAGCGGCGGTCAGCGCTGATTCGCAAGCTGGCGCACGTCAACGATGCCCTGGAGCGCCTCCAGGCGGagcacgacgaggtcgTGACACAGAAGGAGAGGCAGGACCATGTCGtgcacacgctcgagcgccagtgTGCGTCGCTTCAGCGCGATCTGCGCGAGGCACAGGCCCAGGAGCAGATACACAATGCCAAGGCCACCgaactcgagcagcacgccaaGCATCTCCGGGAGAAGCACCATGCCGAGACGAAAAAggcacggcgtgcgcaggcggaCCTCGAGCGGAATGTCGCGCTGGCCTCGGCACTCGAAggcgaggccaaggcgcacgAGGACGAGGTTGTGCGTCTGCAGAAGCAGTGTGCGTCGTACGTGGCCAATACAAATGCTCTGCAAGAGACCTGcgaagcgcagcgtgctgcgATTGCGGGCCTCGAAGAGGCCGTCGAtacgctcgagcaggcacACGTCGCTGCTGAGCGGCTGCGTGTAGAGTACGACACGTTCCAGGCGATGCacgcggagctcgagaaCGAGCTTGCGTCACTCAAGACGGGTCGATGCGAGTCGCCCATGGTGCTTGCGATGGAGCTTGCCAGTATCGGCaggcgggcgcgggcgcagaGTGCGCCTCCCCTGCCGAAAGGCTGGGAACGTGGACCTGGCGAAGTGACGCTGGGCGACAGCGGAGCAGAGGCGCCTAGCGAGCTGGCCGACGAccacgagcccgaggcgggcgccgcccaGGCCAATGAGCACACCGATaccgtgctcgagcacgccgacaAGGTCAACGAGCAGGCCGACATTGTgcacgagcaggtcgacAAGGTGCATGATCAGCTCCACAAGGCCAGCGATCAGGTCCAGAAAGCCAGCGATCACGCCAAGGCGAGCGACCATGCGCTGGAAATTGCGCCCAGCAACGAACCCCATGATGCCCCTACCCCTAATGCGCACAATTCTGTGCTTTCCCTTACGTCGCAAGCGCCGCTTTTTTCTGCACCCCCCTCGGTGCCCTATTCTGCGCAGCACGAAAGCTTGCCTGCTTTCGGCGCGCGGTCCAAGTGGCCGTCTCCTCTCCCGGCGCATTCGTTTTCGTATGGCGTCTTTCTTGTTGTCGGCATCTGGCTGGGCATGTGGATGTACTCCctcgccctgcgccgcgcctcgccccTGCATGCCTGCTGGGCCGAGGCGAATCTGCTGCACGACCCCCTTGCCTTGCCGGGCACCCCGGGCGGCGAAGCGTCGCTCTGGTTTGATCTGTATCGTAGTGCGTTGTAA
- the PRO3 gene encoding pyrroline-5-carboxylate reductase (EggNog:ENOG503NVU1; COG:E): protein MSGQSTMAVLGCGTMGTAILSGVLDCRASQKDGDVEVKKPTNDELTEEDIVPLPEKYIATVNRIESQRRLKKTFEEANYDVEVLQGSNVEAVQRADIVLLGCKPQMLPVILKEEGMQEALKDKLLISIAAGVTIAQIEKMAPTARVVRAMPNTPSKIREGMTVVSRLPKNSPPSDRALLNTIFSAVGRCSFMDEKHFDACTALAGSGPAFTTLFLEAMTDGGVMMGLPRAEALELAAQTIQGAARMVLQTGRHPAAIKDSVTTPGGCTIAGLLQMEDGRLRSTVARSIQTAAEHAAGLGKDK, encoded by the coding sequence ATGAGCGGTCAATCGACGATGGCCGTGCTCGGCTGCGGTACCATGGGTACTGCCATTCTCTCCGGCGTGCTTGACTGTCGCGCTAGCCAGAAGGACGGCGACGTAGAGGTCAAGAAGCCCACGAACGATGAGCTGACCGAGGAGGACATTGTGCCTCTCCCGGAGAAGTACATCGCGACGGTCAACCGCATCGagtcgcagcgccgcctcaaGAAGACGTTCGAAGAGGCGAACTACGACGTCGAGGTTCTGCAGGGATCGAacgtcgaggccgtgcagcgtgccgacaTCGTCCTTCTCGGCTGCAAGCCCCAGATGCTCCCCGTGATCCTCAAGGAGGAGGGCATGCAGGAGGCGCTCAAGGACAAACTCCTCATCAGTATCGCGGCCGGCGTTACCATTGCGCAGATCGAAAAGATggcgccgaccgcgcgcgtcgtccgtGCGATGCCCAACACCCCGAGCAAGATCCGCGAGGGTATGACGGTGGTTTCGCGCCTGCCCAAGaactcgccgccgagcgaccgtgcgctgctgaaCACCATCTTTTCGGCGGTGGGCCGCTGCAGCTTCATGGACGAGAAGCACTTTGacgcgtgcaccgcgctcgccggctcGGGCCCTGCCTTTACGACGCTCttcctcgaggcgatgACCGACGGCGGTGTGATGATGGGCCTgccccgcgccgaggcgctcgagctcgctgcgcagaCGATCcagggcgccgcgcgcatgGTGCTGCAGACGGGCCGTCACCCGGCCGCGATCAAGGACTCGGTCACGACGCCGGGTGGATGCACGATCGCCGGCCTGCTCCAGATGGAGGACggccgcttgcgctcgacggtCGCGCGCTCGATCCAGACGGCTGCGGAGCACGCTGCAGGTCTCGGCAAAGACAAATAG
- the MON2 gene encoding Endocytosis and vacuole integrity protein (TransMembrane:1 (o485-507i); COG:S; EggNog:ENOG503NUAH), translating into MPQRIVSELQALVAETRRKYPEARSAADSLLQRLNGEDVDRVLTSLQRERGTNHALVQPIVLACKTRAPKVVLIALALLQRSVVLHLLPDDSLPTLIDMLHQLLGSVGRTDVDVQLKILQAVSALLTAYPCITSKQLSSTLMLCFSLYENSRVTVVSSTAAATLRQNIMTVFDKVHDEDRVFDEIKDGGEDAAAAAPLPVHTAQTPDGPVTLFPYSADAYFVLSDLCALANGEAASFLPLTTLSKPFVLELLESVLTNHARLFAASSTTRHPELLYILRSATCPLLLKALSEMSSFPVVVRVMRLILLLLRQFSEELVLEIEILLRMVLKTTQGERGTPVWHRVLALEVVRSLCADGYFMRRLWHWYDAGEAGPQNAPPAPLFADVVGALLAAMREVSSQLVLDTALAAARQQVPETPTTPSLDKSYSLYDAASAAVANVRNAAEGLLSSRPEPFTPTSAPPIQLLDQLDKTEAPQAGTPPLPHAYLALLVLWSHVLLAQSLALFVLRRYAEVYANATTAPPAMEAKDELASAVAMLQVYARPANDALSFFLTVQGPDYLFDQTLLAVVHLAEATGALGLEKERDRVLATLTDFALPGAALGGKTLGARNLACQIALSHTAIALAGSLGGRWRSVLQAVAQALALAPGSGQQSVPTTGAAPALPTPPGAFSAEVLGYPLHYLAPEGLEGPALRATLSQVLQHAMWLSDEDFVQFVAVLASLGADHARDAQDGTALVILAELEQVGLSNTPRIAAQLPDGAWRASADALFAILEDTHLAAALRTRAASVLDGIAYSVLRAVPSSAHGRQRTILAAVDRQARADGRTAPVDVAIRKAAIDLLQRMLEKNAHRLQAGWDVVFGMCRASAESASAIKEGGTSPVPLIKAAFACVQLICSDYLAPLSNAELELCIAALPSFCVQSDDTNLALAANGVLWDITADVHRRQTQSSDESMSALWLFVLHRMRDTADVPRADVRNGAIANLFQVLVQYNSSLYAKDWERVFFEILFPLYDAMHKDPEWDESQTLVLQGTARILQTILPALSQDAAFPKIWAMFVERVEQTYAGASSKVAQTALDALLAVLRTPVTTPALRKAWRDAWEAWVRIGAAQRSDTSLTNLVSIVALLEPLYATLEANLSQDTLQSLLRTLERCVTHGIAHSDATSTKQLYALVSGVRKALERLPSRDNVPALRLESLAAYVRCALEAAAQPSLPGPVARVRVQLAEDLLMHWQATYQAEPADIALYDVPVLTMLHVLRDPLQHDDQRAPSLASLAREILYSIAHQGTSVVARYSSKQAPLYYERLFACFEDVLQASVPAGARPARDAYEAQAFSLLVALERDVLPAAGADPAAHTALGRFLPQAVRATHLYERGVRSAPDHGSLLPITASSKERFVYWTYDLLFALCRADGAAPVGRRLLSVLVLPALLSHCSDVLRAYVADGAVRGGIPMPRVRMEEVNYVLHQLSTLELAPGTLDIAQRTRDPGTAYAALQTYTAPPKPWSLPDAVRHAQIAHLYFLHTELDAAAAMHVSPSALPQQATIGSSLAPLSPTLFPHGTKELVARATRTPPGRTTPMALAQKTQQQRSAWLAQLRWSKWLRTVPGPLCPSFWYGNLCDLLRRDIVPVFLEWSAEYGGVVRIWGTFGEPRLLVTDPVAVDHVLRRKAYSYPKVRVVQRLLAGLMGDGMLVAEGDAHKRQKRAIQPGFSGRSIRKLAPIFDRHAHALSDHLLHVSGDVGVLSDIYKLMGCTALDALGSAAFHIEFGTLESVRNDKQGRAHATHPLTAAFEHALDIATRTSLAKNLFDALTMIFPALEIFPIGFTSFQFRSASRVLFRVAEQIVREAKASILGPDTGLYRATNEEERPDLLATLLRANTNSQRPKTEKTSILDRAVLTDDELVAQLSTFIFAGHETTATQMTWLLLMLSRHPYVQEKLRSEIRATRTRLGLAVHGQSGARDEHRDLSMDELEALPYLDWCIRESLRLHGAIHTTSRMAAERDVIPAQDGRCTLVEKDTIIMIPLAAISQDPTLWGEDAHTFRPERWAEPMPGAQTYSSYGGLSFLQGPRACIGRQFAIAEMKSFISILINTLHFESDSRPIVAKRWIVSRPYDVRTRTDACPLLVRRAP; encoded by the exons ATGCCGCAGCGGATCGTGTCggagctgcaggcgcttgtCGCAGAGACGCGGCGCAAGTACCCcgaggcacgcagcgccgcggatAGCCTGCTCCAGCGGCTGAACGGGGAGGATGTGGACCGCGTACTGAcgtcgctgcagcgcgagcggggGACGAACCACGCGTTGGTGCAGCCGATCGTGTTGGCGTGCAAGACGCGTGCGCCCAAGGTTGTGCTAATTGCGCTTGcactgctgcagcgcagtGTGGTGCTGCACCTCTTGCCTGACGactcgctgccgacgctcaTCGACATGCTGcaccagctcctcggctCGGTCGGTCGCACGGATGTTGATGTCCAACTCAAGATCCTGCAGGCGGTGTCTGCGCTGCTGACCGCCTATCCCTGCATCACGTCCAAGCAACTGTCGAGCACGCTCATGCTGTGCTTTTCCTTGTACGAGAATTCGCGCGTGACGGTCGtgagctcgacggcggccgcgacgctccgGCAGAATATCATGACCGTCTTTGACAAGGTCCacgacgaggaccgcgTTTTTGACGAGATCAaggacggcggcgaggacgccgcggctgccgcgccgctcccgGTGCACACCGCGCAGACGCCCGATGGGCCCGTGACACTGTTTCCCTACTCTGCCGATGCCTACTTTGTGTTGAGCGATCTGTGCGCGCTCGCGAACGGCGAAGCGGCCTCGTTCTTACCGCTAACAACACTCTCGAAGCCGTTTGTgctggagctgctcgagagTGTCTTGACGAACCACGCACGCTTGTTTGCCGcatcgagcacgacgcggcaCCCCGAGCTGCTGTACAttctgcgcagcgcgacgtgccctTTGCTGCTCAAGGCGCTCAGCGAGATGTCGTCCTTCCCGGTAGTGGTGCGCGTCATGCGCCTCATCCTTTTGCTACTGCGCCAGTTTagcgaggagctcgtgctGGAAATTGAGATCCTCCTTCGCATGGTCCTCAAGACGACGCAGGGCGAGCGGGGCACCCCGGTCTGGCACCGtgtcctggcgctcgaggtggtGCGCAGCTTGTGCGCGGACGGCTATTTTATGCGCCGCCTCTGGCACTGGTACGACGCAGGCGAGGCAGGGCCACAGAATGCGCCACCGGCGCCGCTGTTtgccgacgtcgtcggcgcattgctcgccgcgatgcgcgaggtcagctcgcagctcgtcctcgacaCGGCACTcgcagcagcacggcaGCAGGTCCCAGAAACGCCGAccacgccgtcgctcgacaAGAGCTACAGTCTGTACGACGCAGCCAGCGCTGCCGTGGCCAACGTGCGCAACGCCGCAGAGGGTCTGCTGAGCTCGCGCCCTGAGCCGTTTACGCCGAcaagcgcaccgccgatCCAActcctcgaccagctcgacaagacggaggcgccgcaggccggcacgccgcccctCCCGCATGCGTACCTCGCATTGCTCGTGCTCTGGTCGCAtgtcctcctcgcgcagtcGCTCGCACTCTttgtcctgcgccgctACGCAGAAGTATACGCAAACGCcacgacggcgccgcctgcgaTGGAGGCAAAGGACGAGCTGGCAAGTGCCGTCGCCATGCTCCAGGTCTATGCACGCCCCGCGAACGACGCCTTGTCGTTCTTCCTTACCGTGCAAGGGCCGGACTACCTATTCGATCAGACGCTGCTTGCCGTCGtccacctcgccgaggcgaccggcgccttGGGCCTCGAGAAGGAGCGCGACCGTGTCCTTGCGACGCTCACCGACTTTGCCctgcccggcgccgcgctgggcggcaagacgctcggcgcacgtAACCTCGCGTGCCAAATCGCCTTGTCGCACACCGCCATCGCCCTCGCAGGGAGCCTCGGGGGACGCTGGCGGTCGGTACTgcaggccgtcgcgcaggcgctcgcgctcgcgcctgGCAGTGGGCAGcagagcgtgccgacgaccggcgctgcgcctgcgctgccgacgccccCGGGCGCGTTCTctgccgaggtgctcggctaCCCTTTGCACTACCTCGCCCCAGAGGGCCTTGAAGGgcctgcgctgcgtgcaACGCTCAGCCAGGTGCTTCAGCATGCCATGTGgctctcggacgaggactTTGTGCAGTTTGTCGCGGTTCTCGCGTCACTCGGTGCCGATCAtgcccgcgacgcgcaggaCGGCACCGCGCTCGTGATCCTTGCCGAACTCGAGCAAGTCGGCCTGTCGAATACCccccgcatcgccgcgcagctgcctgacggcgcgtggcgcgcgagcgccgatgcgctcttTGCGATCCTCGAAGATACCcacctcgcggccgcgctgcgcacgcgcgccgcgtcggtcCTCGATGGGATCGCGTACAGCGTGCTGCGGGCCGTTCCGAGCTCAGCCCATGGCCGGCAGCGCACGATCCTCGCTGCCGTCGACCgccaggcgcgcgccgacggaCGCActgcgccggtcgacgtTGCGATCCGCAAAGCAGCGATTGAtctcctgcagcgcatgctcgagAAGAACGCGCACCGGCTGCAGGCCGGCTGGGACGTGGTCTTTGGCATGTGTCGCGCATCTGCCgagtcggcgagcgcgatcAAGGAAGGGGGCACGTCGCCTGTGCCGCTGATCAAGGCCGCGTTTGCGTGTGTCCAGCTGATCTGCTCCGACtacctcgcgccgctgagcaatgccgagctcgagctgtgcattgcggcgctgccgagctTTTGCGTGCAGTCCGATGATACGAACCTCGCACTGGCGGCGAACGGCGTGCTGTGGGACATCACCGCCGATGTACACCGCCGCCAGACGCAGAGCTCGGACGAGAGCATGTCGGCGCTGTGGCTCTTTGTCCTGCACCGCATGCGCGACACGGCGGACGTGCCGCgtgccgacgtgcgcaatGGTGCGATTGCCAACCTGTTCCAGGTGCTGGTGCAGTACAACAGTTCACTGTACGCCAAGGACTGGGAGCGTGTCTTTTTCGAGATTCTCTTCCCTCTCTATGACGCGATGCACAAGGACCCCGAGTGGGACGAGAGCCAGACGTTGGTACTGCAAGGCACTGCGCGTATCTTGCAGACGATTCTCCCGGCCCTTTCGCAGGACGCCGCCTTCCCCAAGATCTGGGCCATGTttgtcgagcgtgtcgagcagaCCTAcgcgggcgcctcgtccaagGTCGCACAGActgcgctcgatgcgcttcttgccgtgctgcgcacgcctGTCACCAcgcccgcgctgcgcaaggcgtgGCGCGATGCGTGGGAGGCGTGGGTACGCATCGGTGCGGCACAGCGCAGCGACACCTCGCTAACGAACCTCGTATcgatcgtcgcgctcctcgagccgctgtacgcgacgctcgaagCGAACCTCTCGCAGGACACGCTCCAGTCGCtcttgcgcacgctcgagcgctgcgTCACGCACGGTATCGCTCACAGCGACGCAACGTCTACCAAGCAGCTCTATGCGCTTgtcagcggcgtgcgtaaagcgctcgagcgcctgccgagccgcgACAATGTGCctgcgctccgcctcgagagcctcgcggcgtacgtgcgctgcgcgctcgaggccgcggcacAGCCGTCGCTCCCGGGCCCCGTCgcacgcgtgcgcgtgcagctcgccgaggacctGCTCATGCACTGGCAGGCGACCTACCAGGCAGAGCCGGCCGACATTGCGCTGTACGACGTGCCGGTCCTGACGATGTTGCATGTGCTGCGCGATCCTCTGCAGCACGACGACCAACGCGCACCGAgccttgcgtcgctcgcacGCGAGATCCTCTATTCCATCGCACACCAAGGCACGTCTGTCGTCGCGCGGTATTCTTCGAAGCAGGCGCCGCTGTACTACGAGCGCCTGTTTGCATGCTTTGAGGATGTGCTTCAGGCGAGCGTCCCGgctggcgcacgcccggcgcgcgatgcgtacgaggcgcaggccttTTCGCTCTTggttgcgctcgagcgcgacgtgctgccGGCAGCAGGTGCGGaccctgcggcgcacacggcACTCGGCCGCTTCCTGCCGCAGGccgtgcgtgcgacgcaTTTGTACGAGCGCGGGGTGCGTAGCGCGCCGGATCACGGCTCGCTGCTTCCCATTACGGCAAGCAGTAAAGAGCGATTCGTCTACTGGACCTATGAcctgctctttgcgctgtGCCGTGCggacggcgctgcgcccgtcggccgccgcctgcttTCCGTACTCGTGCTTCCTGCGCTCCTGTCGCACTGCAGCGATGTGCTGCGCGCCTATGTCGCAGATGGCGcagtgcgcggcggcattCCGATGCCTCGCGTGCGCATGGAAGAAGTCAACTATGTGCTGCACCAGCTGAGCACGCTGGAACTCGCGCCAGGCACGCTCGATATCGCGCAACGCACGCGCGATCCAGGCACGGCATATGCAGCACTGCAGACCTATACGGCGCCGCCAAAACCCTGGTCGCTGCCcgacgccgtgcgccacgcgcagATCGCGCACCTCTACTTTCTCCACACGGaactcgacgcggcggcggcgatgcaCGTGTCGCCCAGTGCCTTGCCTCAGCAGGCCACGATCGGATCGAGCCTGGCGCCGCTGAGCCCCACGCTCTTTCCGCACGGGACCAAGGAGCTGGTGGCACGGgcgacacgcacgccgcccgggcgcacgacgcccaTGGCACTCGCGCAAAagacgcagcagcagcgcagtGCGTGGCTCGCGCAG TTGCGCTGGAGCAAGTGGCTCCGTACGGTGCCTGGACCGCTGTGTCCGTCGTTCTGGTACGGCAACCTGTgcgacctgctgcgccgcgacatTGTCCCCGTGTTTTTGGAATGGAGCGCAGAGTATGGTGGTGTGGTGCGTATCTGGGGCACGTTTGGTGAGCCGCGGCTGCTTGTCACGGACCCTGTTGCGGTCGACcacgtcctgcgccgcaaggccTACTCCTACCCCAAGGTGCGCGTTGTGCAGCGTCTTCTCGCCGGCCTCATGGGCGACGGCATGCTTGTCGCTGAGGGCGATGCACATAAGCGTCAAAAGCGTGCGATCCAGCCTGGTTTCTCGGGCCGCTCGATCCGCAAGCTCGCGCCGATCTTTgaccggcacgcgcacgcgctcaGCGACCACCTGCTGCATGTGTCGGGCGATGTGGGCGTCCTTTCCGACATATACAAGCTGATGGGGTGCACGGCACTCGACGCACTTGGATCGGCAGCCTTTCACATCGAGtttggcacgctcgagaGTGTGCGCAATGACAAGCAAGGGCGTGCACACGCCACGCACCCCCTCACGGCCGCGTTTGAGCACGCGCTAGACATTGCGAcacgcacgtcgctcgccaaAAACTTGTTCGACGCGTTGACGATGATCTTTCCTGCGCTAGAGATTTTTCCGATCGGCTTCACGTCCTTCCAGTTccggagcgcctcgcgcgtgcTCTTTCGCGTTGCGGAGCAGATTGTTCGCGAAGCCAAAGCATCGATCCTCGGACCGGACACGGGCCTGTACCGTGCGACGAATGAAGAAGAGCGCCCCGACCTCTTGGCGACTCTGTTGCGTGCCAATACCAATTCCCAGCGCCCTAAAACCGAGAAAACGAGCATATTAGACCGCGCAGTGCTCACAGATGACGAgcttgtcgcgcagctctcGACCTTTATTTTTGCCGGCCACGAAACCACTGCAACGCAAATGACATGGCTCCTGCTCATGCTTTCCAGGCACCCTTACGTACAGGAAAAGCTGCGCTCTGAGatccgcgcgacgcgcacgcgtctCGGCCTCGCTGTACACGGccagagcggcgcgcgcgacgagcatcGCGACCTCTCGATGGACGAGCTGGAGGCGCTGCCGTACCTTGACTGGTGCATCCGCGAGTCGCTGCGGCTCCACGGTGCGATCCACACCACTTCTCGCATGGCCGCTGAACGTGACGTGATCCCTGCGCAGGATGGGCGCTGCACGCTTGTGGAAAAAGATACCATTATCATGATCCCCCTCGCCGCCATCTCGCAGGACCCTACGCTCTGGGGCGAAGATGCACACACTTTCCGCCCCGAGCGCTGGGCCGAGCCGATGCCTGGTGCGCAGACATACTCGTCCTACGGCGGCCTCTCGTTTCTGCAGGGGCCGCGTGCATGCATTGGACGACAATTCG CAATCGCCGAAATGAAATCATTTATTAGCATCCTCATCAACACCCTTCACTTTGAGTCAGACAGCCGCCCGATCGTGGCCAAGCGCTGGATCGTCTCGCGTCCgtacgacgtgcgcacgcgcaccgaTGCGTGCCCGCTGCtcgtgcgtcgagcgccataG
- the RPT3 gene encoding 26S proteasome regulatory subunit 6B (COG:O; EggNog:ENOG503NUMF), with product MEEIGILPADAHASTSQVPSGQTGGQPAVRSGRDAYLYFKKLQQQLEFLNTMEDYVKDEQRNLKRELVRAQEEVKRIQSVPLVIGQFLEPIDQMTGIVGSTTGSNYVVRILSTIDRELLRAGSSVALHRHSNSLVEVLPPEADSSIVMMGQNERPTETYQDIGGLDVQKQEIREAVELPLVQFDLYRQIGIDPPRGVLLYGPPGTGKTMLVKAVANATTASFIRVVGSEFVQKYLGEGPRMVRDVFRLARENAPSIIFIDEIDAIATKRFDAQTGADREVQRILLELLTQMDGFDQGSNVKVIMATNRADTLDPALLRPGRLDRKIEFPLPSRREKRLIFQTICSRMNLSPDVDLEDYVNRPDKLSSAEIAAVCQAAGLQAVRKNRYVVLPADFDEACKQLAKKSDDGRMEFYQ from the exons ATGGAGGAGATTGGTATCCTGCCCGCGgacgcgcacgcctcgacgtcgcaAGTGCCGAGTGGCCAGACTGGTGGCCAGCCTGCTGTGCGCTCCGGCCGCGATGCCTACCTATACTTTAAgaagctgcagcagcagctcgagttCCTGAATACGATGGAAGACTATGTG AAAGATGAGCAGCGCAACCTGAAGCGCGAGCTTGTGCGCGCGCAAGAGGAAGTCAAGCGTATCCAGTCCGTCCCTCTTGTCATCGGACAGTTCCTGGAGCCGATCGACCAGATGACGGGCATTGTCGGCTCGACGACCGGGTCAAACTATGTGGTGCGCATCCTTTCTACGATCGACCGtgagctgctgcgtgccggcAGCAGTgttgcgctgcaccgccaCTCGAACTCGCTCGTGGAAGTCCTCCCCCCCGAGGCCGACTCGAGCATTGTGATGATGGGCCAGAACGAGCGGCCGACCGAGACCTACCAGGACATTGGTGGTCTGGACGTGCAAAAGCAAGAgatccgcgaggcggtcgagctccCCCTTGTGCAGTTCGACCTGTACCGCCAGATCGGTATTGACCCCCCCCGTGGCGTGCTGCTCTATGGCCCCCCCGGTACCGGTAAGACGATGCTGGTCAAGGCGGTGGCGAACGCCACCACCGCCTCCTTCATCCGTGTCGTCGGCTCCGAGTTTGTGCAGAAATACCTCGGTGAAGGCCCTCGCatggtgcgcgacgtgttCCGTCTGGCGCGCGAGAATGCGCCGTCGATCATCTTTATTGACGAGATCGACGCGATTGCCACGAAGCGTTTCGACGCGCAGACTGGCGCGGACCGTGAAGTGCAGCGTAttctcctcgagctgcttaCGCAAATGGACGGTTTCGACCAAGGCAGCAACGTCAAGGTGATCATGGCGACGAACCGTgccgacacgctcgaccctgcgctgctgcgtccCGGCCGTCTGGACCGCAAGATCGAGTTCCCcctgccgagccgccgcgagaAGCGTCTCATCTTCCAGACGATCTGCAGCCGGATGAACTTGAGCCCCGACGTGGACTTGGAAGACTACGTGAACCGCCCCGACAAGCTCTCCAGCGCCGAGATCGCGGCGGTTTGCCAGGCGGCTGGATtgcaggcggtgcgcaagaACCGCTACGTGGTGCTGCCCGCCGACTTTGACGAGGCGtgcaagcagctcgccaaaAAGTCGGACGACGGCCGTATGGAGTTCTACCAGTAG